TGGTCTTCTATACACTCAGTGTGGAACTCCAGCCTATATTGCACCTGAAATAATACGAAATAAAGGTTATAATGGTGGCAAGGCTGATCTTTGGTCCTGCGGAGTCGTATTATATGTTCTTCTAGCAGGGTGTTTACCTTTTCAAGATGGTAATCTTGTGAATCTGTATAGAAAGATTTTTAAAGCAGAATATAGATTTCCCCCTTGGTTATCAACAGAAGCAAAGCGTTTAATATCACAAATATTAATCCCTAATCCACAAAAAAGGATAAGTATAGCTGGAATAATGAAAGACCGTTGGTTTagaaaagattttaaaatgCCAATTTATAATGGAAATATTTCATCATCGTCATTATTAACTGATCATGAACACGATACAATATCTATGTTAGATAAATTTGGAAGATCTGACGAATACTTAAAACATGGAGGGATGATAAAATCACCCTCTTCACCAGCGTTATTGAATGCTTTTGAATTGATCTCATCTATGTCAGCTGGTGCGAATTTATCAAGCTTGTTTGAGAACAAGAAGAAAACAGAGTCCATTTTCACATCGAGGTGTTCAGCCACAATCATCATGGCCAAGATTCAATTGTTGGCTaggaaattgaattttaaagtTGCAAGGGTTAATGGATCAACATTGAGGCTGCAAGGTTCTTGTGATAGTAGGCCGAAAGCACGTTTATTGGTGAACATCGAGGTGTTCAAAGTGGCTCCGGAAGTGGCTGTGGTTAAGTTTTCAAAAATCTCAGGGGATTCACAAGAGTATACAAAGTTTTTGGAGGAGGAGGTGAAACCAAACTTAAAGGACATTGTTTTGACATGGCATGTTGAGCAAGCGTTAAGTGATATTTGTGAAAAGGAAGACTGTAAAATTCCAGTCAAGTGTGCTAGTTGCAAGGATTTGACTCAAAATAAACTACAAGATATTGACGATATAACTGCTAATTTGTCATCCAGCGTGtgaaaacaaaatacaatatattcatttcattattaaCAATTGCATTTGGTTTGTATGTCATCAAAACCAAATATTAATTGTATACAGAAGGGATAATAGATATATATCTTCTCATAGCCATATACCCttcatactttttattttccttcattTGTTTGTAATTGATTGAGACTTGAACTGTAAAATTGTTTGTGATTTCTGAATgagatatttatatatacacaaCGAAAGGTGACCGTCTTCTTAACTTTTTTGTGATTAATCTCTCTTTCTTTCCTTGTATGGTTGTACCCATAGGTATaccatgataaaaaaaatgttaaataagaCATGTTTTAACATAAAGTAacttatgttttattttctaaatcagaaatagaatttttaattttccaatAAAACAAAACTATAAATTTGCCTCAAAAACTACTAAACTGAACTAGCTTGCCGAATTATTTTGTTACTATTTTGTTTCCTAATtattttgttacattttttgaAACCTTAGATTCCTATTTCTACACTAGTCTTTCCTCAAAGTCTATGTTAAGATGTCCCACATCAGTAGAGGGATGAGAATTTGGTCTCTTTACATGGACTTGGACAAACCTCTCCTCATGAACTAACATTTGGGGTTGAATTAGACTCAGAtgtcatattttaatattgtcaGAACCAAACTCATCCTAATTTGTTGTTCACCGATGATGTCTCCCTTCCCCCCATTTAGAAGTGTTTACGCTCCAGTTGAGGTCTGGGCATGTTGGGGAGTGTTAAGATGTTCCACATCGGTAGAGGGATGAGAATTTGGTCTTCTTATATGGACATGGACAAACCTCCactcatgagctagcttttgggatTGAGTTAGGCCCAAATGTCATATCTTACGGTCTATATAAAGTTTCCTATTGCTCCAACAATTCATCACCAATAATCTTCTTCTATTCATTTAGTTCAACAAAAATTGAAGATGGACATTCCACAAACCTTCAATGAGTTTAAAGTTTGGACagatgattttattattacaaagtaaatcaaattgaaaagaatcatcaacaacaacaatcctTCTATTGTTCTTTTATTCTTGATCAAAATTCGTGCTCAAGATTTGTTCTATCTGATAATGAATGGGATTCCATCGTGGCGGAACCTCGAGGTCCATTTATGGTGGAATCTTTCTATTGCTGAGTAATGATATGATGGGTGCTCCAGATGATCATAGTTTTTGTGAAATACTAAGCTCTATAGGTTGCCTTTGCATAGAATGTCACCCATCATCACAAAAATCTCTTCGTTTGGTCGGGTATGATGTCTCTCTACTAGCCAATTCAGGGTGCCCTCTACTTCCTATTATTCTCCTCATTGCAGTTAACAGTTGGGATCCCAGTCCCAGAGGCGTAgcagaaaaaattaaagatgaatATGTTTATCTTACGCCGTTTTGGGGTATAAGATATAAGGTTGATGTATAgaattttatttacaaaaagCTAATCTTGATTGATTTGTGGACTGCAAGCCAAGTAATAATGAATTTCAGTACACCTCATGCAATTAATAGAGTTAGAGTACTTGTTATAGTAGATATTTCAATTTCGCACTTGCAATTTCCAGTTAAATTTTATACTACTTTGTTTCTGTCATAAGTTTGTGTgtcaaatattcaaatatgtcaCGAAAGTAtgatatcatcatatcatattatatattactataagtggaaagaaaaaagttaaaagttgtaATACTGTTTTATccttactataaattaaaatgttttagaACATTTGattgtttaatttaaatattaaatttattaacatGTGATGACTTTTATACTTTCTTAgattaattcataattaaaatcaaatttaatatcacttatcatctataatctatatgtatataatataaaattagtaatcctatatcatttatcatattataCTAAAAGTGGAAAGAATGTTAGACAAAAGTTAGATTATCATTTTGTTCATATATCAAATATCAATActattaatcatataataaattgttagttaaatattaaatactatagtaaattttaattaatacaagGGAGAGTTACACACTAAGCCAAtatcaaatttatcaaattcttTCGATTACAATTTATTCATGTTATATGgtgaattaatattaaattcCCATAAGTAATAATTATCAAGAAGACAAAAGGACtcctaattatattatttaatgaaatacaTGTGAAGATGAAAGATTACATAATTAAGTAGGAAATTGACatacctcttttattttttttccccttcttctcctataacatctcgtaacttgaaatatctaagaataagctaagaaactaagaacaaatatttttagaattaagtagggaaatcaagaaaatttccagctttcaAAATAAGTTTTGATCATTTCCAAACGGTCATAACTCCCACCTTAGAAGGAGTTTGGATGCGCTCTTTATATGGTTCGAAAGCCCTTGGGAAGATCTTTTACACCGTGCCGAGTTTGCAAAAATACGATGTCGTATGAAGGAGATATGtcttttggaagttgggttgttggactgaggaaagtccaTTCGAATTTTAGTAAGGGCAAAATTGTCTTTTCACCCTATTATTGCCTAATTCGTTATAAGGGTTATTTAGGGGTAAATATCAAGTCCTAAATCAGTTTTACAATAATTTAGAACACTTAGGACTTGGGAGAAAacagaaaagagaaaagaagaggaagaacaCGAATTGTCCAAGAACTCCAAGATAGTTGcgtggatttcgtcgggggtgatccctatcgaggtatgtgagatcattcggTGTTGGGTCCTTTTACCCACACccaatttgtttaaattttgtcCAAGTTAGTGTATATGGAATGATGAATATGGGAGTACatgatgaaaagttgtgaatttttcaTTGATCGAATTGTAGTTCATATCTAGTTTTATTCTTGTTTTTGGAATGTTATTTGGTCTAATTTATTGagtattgagtatattaataattttaagtatTTGGGGAAAATTCATGGAAGTTTGGGaggtttagaattgaaaatcGGAGAAGAAAAAGTCAGAAAACCCGTCTGACAGGACCTGGGGCGCTGCGCCTACCAGAGCGCCTCAGGACAGACTCTGTTCGTCATGCCCTGGCACGCCGAGCCAGACAGAGGGCCCGAGGACAATGTCTGTCCGTCAGGCTCTGGCGctccgcgcctctcagagcgtcACGACCCCCTGGAGACCCCATTCTTTCCCAAtattttcgtactagttcctaagtgatgaaCCTATCAtttctagttgattccaacactctaaagtatatataaacatcatcaaataatccataaacatgaaattatgatccttgaatccataatccaattcaaggaaagttaagatcaaagtcaaggaagttatgagtcaagtctaaaagttaagaagcaagtcaaagtaagttcctaaagcattcaagagtcttaaacaaacattttaactttgttttaagtttcaagtaaagagttgagttaaattctcaaatgttataagagaactaaatattccctaagagttaagtttagATTATGCAAAGAGCataaagttgagttcatttctcaagagttataatGGAACTAAGTAGTTCCTCAGAGCTTAAActgaaatattttcaaacttttgagaaagaaaggaaggtATACTTCCACAGAGCCTATGGTTTGTgttaatagaagaaagaggaaactGTGATTTCATATAGCTAgttttaatagaagaaagaggaaactatgatttccaagagagctttttaaaaactaagttttgagcactaatctcaaatcacaacaTCAATATGTTTTCTTAAACATAAGAGTCAGTacatatattttgggagtagtattgagcacttatatgggggagagttcatataactcacaacccccataaaaaatgtagccatcatgggtagaaaagtgtcatacttttagatgattccttttcacagtttactagtggatccattgtTCAGTTCAGATCCTATATTCTGGAAAAGTTAGGATGGCAGGGTAGCGTAATTCGagtaacgttgtatcatcactataactattaagtgatggttgtcagttagagaagcTCTCACAacattattgtattttcatatacatcagttattgtatttttatatacatctcaGATATTATGGTATACTTGTATACATTCACAGGTTTCAGCATGTTTACTTTTAAACTGCGTATATCGAATAAGAGTTAGTAGATCATGAGTTGAGCaaagtcaaggtaagtgttcatTTTTACGCCTTTTCAAGACTATGTGTTGTTTAACATTCCAATTTGCAGactcgtatattcaatgtactgatttCAGTTGGcttgcatcgtatcatgatgcagacgcaggtaacaaGGATTGACATCCAGCGCACTGTTGATCCAGTTAAGCATTCCAAAGTCAATTGATGAGCCTCATTGCATTCCGAAGGATAtctttttattgctttctagattatttcaataaaaatgttgtggggtttgtcccaacattcatctcagtcagtttagaggccTCACAGACATTTAGTGGTCTAGTAGTCTGTACTTTTCATTCTTAAGTTAAAGACATGGTTGACATTTTTGCTAGTTTTgaatgtttaaaattttaaaacatttcagATTATATTATTGTTCAATTCAGTTAAGTTCTTTCATTATTATAAGTATGACtttgtcttccgctgagttaagtaatcTAGGACAAGGGTTCACttgaggccaacaatggtcaccGAGTGTCAGTCTCAcccaaggtgtaggctcggggcgtgacatctCCCATCACCTAAGGTTTTTCTATTTAAAGTCACCTAGATAGGGAAATGAATTGACAAAGCTCATATCTGATCTTCTTACTAAATTGTGTTAATGTCAATtctctcttataaattaatatcCATTTTCTTATCTTTGATATatcatttctttcttctttttttatttccttcttgtcATAGTCATAGACCGCATAAGAAAAGTTATCATGATCAATCTTTGTGGAACTGTTAAGGACAATGACACTATTGCTATATTTGGATTTAATAagagatagtattaaataaatagtattaaataatattagtatttactgtgtactaatcatagtcctattaggattagaactccttaatcctagtcctattaggattagtactccttcctatatctcctatatatatctcccatgtattcccttattaggtcaacactttaatacaatcgatattccttcatggtatcaagagccagaaaacctagatcttcttttctctagttttttttttctctctttagggcaccgatcgttccctctcttctcttgggcggcggcagccatgacaaccgaggtggatcctctcgattcacttccttctggcgttaaactccttctcaggcatcttcatgccttgattcccgaaaaattatcagacataaattaccctacatggaaaatcaccgttcttacagcccttgaggccaattaccttctcaaatacgtcgatggaagcacagaaccgccaccggcagtcatcaccaccacggacaaatcagaaaaaaccaatccggcccatgccgcctggaaagccgtggatggccagatccgatcatgtttgattgcggtcatctctcccacggttcagaaacacgtccgatcctacacaactgcttcagccctgtggacggccctcgcaacacgctatgcatcaatttcccactctcatatttttcaattgcgtgatcgtctccacacaattaccaaaggcacgaaaactatggcggagtatttagacgaggtctccaccatcatcacagccctcgacaccgtgaacgaaatcattcccgaaaaagatctcgtcatgtgcgtcgttcgggggctcccatcagcttactcctccattaaacaggcggttcgcatcagtccaacgcccgttgacctggctactctctcctcgtggctaaaaagtgaagaaatcaacgtggatctggagagcaaacttcttctccgagaagccgctgttatggagccggccaccgccctcaccgcaagccagaactatcgcggggggcgtggtggcggccggcaggggagccgcggcggctacggcagaaacagcggaggccgcgggcgcggcggtcggcagggcagtcgtccgccgtacgacggtcagcagcacggcagcaacaacagcctgcactccttcggcagcggcgggcagtcatcttccagcggcgggcagggcacttacgagcgggatcgtccaacttgtcaaatctgtcagaaaacaggacacaccgctgctcgttgctggtttcggtatgaggagagccgaaatagtgataaccgtgccaattatgcatctcaagccggcccttcctctgaatggctgttggatactggggccaacatgcacgttacttctgatctatccaagcttaacgctccaaatccatatcatggctccaatggtattactgttggcaacggtgagtcccttaatatttctcacactggcacgggtaccattaaaacccccaccgctatctttcacctaggtaaccttacccacgtcccttctattaaatccaatctcctttcagttcaccaattcacaaaagacaataattgctcactcttgttcacctctaatgattttcagatcctagacaatactaccaagagggtgatttttcagggcccctgtgagcatggtctgtacgttcttcctggcacaagttcgtctgcccacccagtttcagaaagcgttcctgtggctccggtggctctttcggctgatggccacagtctgttgtggcacagtcgtctgggtcacccgtctactcaaataataaattctttaatgtctcaattaggtttttcttccattcatgtaaacaattgtgactcctgttcaattgctaaatctcataaattaccttttactttatctgagaagcgtacaactgcaccttttcaacttattcattctgacctatggggtcctactgctgttccttcatttgctggttttcgctattatatttgttttgtggatgattttacaaaatacacttggttgtacccactaaaacacaaatcacaggcatacaccacctttgtcacttttgaaaaaatggtcaaaacacaattcaattctcatgttaaactttttcgaagtgacaatggaaaggaatatgtcaataacatctttggccagtttctgcaatccctgggaattatacatcaaacctcctgtccatacactcccgaacagaatggggtggctgagcgtaagcatcgccatctcattgaaacggtggttactcttctacatcaatctcatctccctgtctccttttgggtagaagctctagccaccgcaaactacctcattaacagaatgcccagtcacactctctccaacaaatcaccctatcaactcctttaccaagaacttcccaattataccaacctccgcgtctttgggtgtcttgcctacccttggctacgccctcatattactcacaaattacaaccccgatcccgtccttgtatttttttgggctatcatcctacctccaagggttatcgctgtcttgacccacaaactcataaagtctacatatctcgtcatgtcaaatttgtcgaaaatgagtttccctacgagtctatttcctcctccacaaatacatcattcattggcgtccttcccctttttccaacatactcacagggtccctcaccaccttcccccacacctccacccactacccaaccacccctcatcaccccttcgaccgtcacccacaatacacccgcaaccaccacccacactcacaaccaacccgaaccaccccatacccacaacatctccagcccgatccgttttgggtccttcccggccacccccgaatcaccaccgcccgtgccaccccccaatactcatcccatgttaacccgtggcaaagccggtatctttaaacccaaaacctttcaggctaccatactaccaaatacaccccttcccgatagtgaaccaacaacctactctgttgcctcaaaaaatgcttattggcgtcatgctatggatgacgagtttaaggctttgactgatcagaaaacttgggttcttgtacctaagccccatgggcggcacccagtgggctgtaaatgggtgtacaaaattaaacacaatgcagatggcagtatttccaggtacaaggctcgtttggttgctaaaggctacaatcaggagtatgggcttgattactccgagacattcagtcctgttattcggcaggaaaccattcgcctggtactgtcactcgccgtgcgcaacaattggctcatcaatcagttggatgtttccaatgcttttcttcatggcatgcttgatgaaactatctacatgacgcaaccaccgggctatgttgatccccgcttccctcaacatgtttgcaaactccagaagtctctgtatgggctcaagcaagccccccgtgcttggtacacacgtctgaaaacgttcctccagggactcggcttcacgtgttgcgtacacgacacgagtctgtttactcgacattcagcacacggtacagtcattcttcttgtctatgtagatgatatcattattacaggctctactgcagctctcattcaggatgtcactcgagctatgcatactaccttcaaaatgaaggaccttggcccgttacattattttctgggaatggaggtttctcggacaggcagcggcttgtttcttcatcagtcaaaatatgctcgagatctgttgcagaaagctagACTGGAAacatgcaccagtcaaccaacaccgatggcagtctcttcatctacgaatggagccgacaccccctttgccgttatcacccacttccgcagcctcattggggctctacagtatctggccattacccgtcctgacatccagtttgctgtcaaccgagttgctcagcgcatgcatcaaccaagggaacatgattaccattgtctaaaacgcattctcaggtacatttttggcactcttggtcgtggtttactcattcgacccggggacttggagcttcagggtttctcagattcagattaggcaaatgataaaaatgacaggaaatctacatcggggtttctcgtttttttgggacCGAActtgatctcctggtgtacaaaaaaacaacccaaggtctctcggtcctcgactgaagctgaataccgcgcccttgctcttcttgctgctgagaccatgtgggtcacctatattcttcgcgaactccgcgccactcacactgttcctgctctctattgtgacaacaaatcaaccatctgtgtggccaagatttccgtcctacacaccagaatgaagcatgttgataccgattgtctctttgttcgcgatgaagttcaggccggcaccatgactgtgcagtatgtacccactgaagaacaaccggctgatattctcaccaagcctcttcTGAGCCGACaacacgattacctcagttccaagcttccgttcgcttccgctcagctcagcttgaggggggataataacagatagtattaaataaatagtattaaataatattagtatttactgtgtactaattctagtcctattaggattagtactccttaatcctagtcctattaggattagtactccttcctatatctcctatatatatctcccatgtattcccttattaggtcaacactttaatacaatcaatattccttcaggATTGATGACGTTATGATtgactaattaattataaagaATGTTTGGAAGAAAATAATACTCTCTTTGTCCCATTTTATGTTATGTAGTTTGATTCCTCATGGAGTTcaaaaaagaaaggaagactTTTACACTTGTGGTCGAAAATGAATGGTTGACATCGGTGTGGctgtaaatcatttcattaggGGGTATCTTAGATATTTCATAGTTAAACttttactaaatatagaaatgtgtcattctttttactggttaaagaagaaataagtcacataaattgagactgAGGGAATACTTTTGGACATGGGCAGCTCTTGCCTTTATAAAATAAGGCTTATGCTTCAGGCCCCCAAATTTTGGGGACCCTGAATTATCACTAagaataaattatgtgttaaatttgtagaaagaaattgattaattatgataaaaatacatattattttatccactttaatatttttttacactttattaaaaataagaattaatagtgaaaagtgttgaaaaagtgaattaataatttatttttatttctttttgaattttagttTCAAACATTACAACAAGTTATCAACTTCTTAAATCAGATTCTATGGTTttaactctatttttatttaatatttttcaatttttacttataaaattatgttaacaattcatatagtaattaataattgcCTCACTGAAAGTATGTTTTCCAATAGtgagttgataaaatcttacttaaaatcaataactaaaaaaacaatattagatactaatatttttcttctaaataatgtaagaaaaataaattttgaataaatatgtaTCTGAAGTTTGTTTATATATTAAgcctcaaaataaaattttgcttTAGACCCCCAAGTACGTTGAGCCGCCTCTGCTTTGAATCACGTTGTATGaattacaacaaaataataaattgtttgtACTATATTATGTTAAGTGCTTATAGTGATGACCATTTGTAAGtaatttttgtattagttttaaattttattttataatatattattttcttattcctTTTTAGTTAAATCTTTCTGCTtatgtcgcgccccattttttgcaaaacgggttttgtgcacgacctaataattcttttgggattttgagttttgaagaaTCGTCACTAatgaattaaggcgcgttagggcacctatatAATCTAACTAAGTCTAACTAAGGTAAGCGAACCAGAGAAATGGGTAAGgattcaaattacctcgaggggaaggtgttaggtaTCCCTCAAAGTACACAAATGTGGGTCCTGAtcgtatctcatgcaatttatgtgggggttacaagtagcaaataagatcacttcattatttagtttaattttacaCATGCTAGCTAGGTGATAGCATAATATTAagcaattaaaatattttattattttagctaATTTAAGatgatagcaataaataaataattaagctcatttttatttagtataacATATGAGACTATGTGATAAACAATTTGAACAAAATAACTCATATTATTGtcctaattaatatttaaacatgCGAGTCTAAGTGATAGCAATAAAGTATATATACTAagcaattaataaagagataagcGAGCTGGGATAGTGGCGCCCATTCTTAACCAGTTCCAAGCCGTATAAATTGTTGGAagaatttattcttttattttaagctaccccaaataatttaaacaaacaaataaatggACAAAAGGGAAGGGAGACTCTAAGAGACTTTTTGGATCAACActcaaatttttgtttttttcaacaGGCTGCCGTATAAGGACAGACAAAACCAAGGTTTGTCTTTTCAAGCCTGAGTCGATGTCATCATCTCGATAGAGCCAACTACCCCTACCCAACCACCGCACGCATTTCGTACCTATAAGGTGCCTCATCGTCCCAACTTAATGTCCAAGAGGCATTGGACTCTTAATAGGGTGGGCTTAGACAAAATAAAGCATAAGGTCCTCCAAAACACCAAGTAAACAAACAAGGCAAACAAGACATTCATTTTAGCACGATAGGTTTCAATTTGacctctaaattttaattagacaTGCTTGCAAACAACATATAATTGTGAAAGGCTATCATGTGAAGTGTGAGCATGCAAACGAGGAAACATAATAACTTATTTACTAATTTTAGAGATGCAAAATTGTTATAAGGACAGAAAAAGGAAATCATGAATTGGTTTTGAAAATAAGAAGTGATtacaaaatgcaaaaaatttatttcaaaagcaaTAGcagaatattataaataaaacaaattattttaaagaaagtGTTTAgcaatggagaaaaaaaagataattgagAGCATTTGgagaagaataattttatttagtaatgCAGAAATTATGTTTAGAATagactttatttatttaaggcagaaaaataatttaaagaataacGGTAGTTTTATTATTGATGCAGAAAATTTCTAAGTAAGTGACAAATCATTATTAAtgcagaaaataatttttaacagTGACAGATTTATACATCTATTATTAATgctgaaaaaatattttttaagaagaaaattactgtaacgacctgtttagtcgattcgagcagcaagattattttgatagaaactggctgagtcgacggaacagtcgacagaccgtcatggtcacgacggaccatcgggggtcatcgttccaaaacacttaaactctgaaaatctaggtactgggatcaactttctgaacttcacgacggaactgcagtacggaccgtcgtagccacgacggaccgtcacagaccttttactgaaattgagtctgTGAACT
This portion of the Solanum pennellii chromosome 12, SPENNV200 genome encodes:
- the LOC107005881 gene encoding CBL-interacting serine/threonine-protein kinase 5-like; this translates as MEKKILFGKYETGRQLGKGTFAKVFHATNLVTGENVAIKVIKKEIVKSQAMMEQIKREISVMRLVRHPNIVELKEVMATKTKIFIVMEYVKGGELFAKVAKGRLKEDIARKYFQQLISALEFCHSCGVSHRDIKPENLLLDENENLKVTDFGLSALPEQLLNDGLLYTQCGTPAYIAPEIIRNKGYNGGKADLWSCGVVLYVLLAGCLPFQDGNLVNLYRKIFKAEYRFPPWLSTEAKRLISQILIPNPQKRISIAGIMKDRWFRKDFKMPIYNGNISSSSLLTDHEHDTISMLDKFGRSDEYLKHGGMIKSPSSPALLNAFELISSMSAGANLSSLFENKKKTESIFTSRCSATIIMAKIQLLARKLNFKVARVNGSTLRLQGSCDSRPKARLLVNIEVFKVAPEVAVVKFSKISGDSQEYTKFLEEEVKPNLKDIVLTWHVEQALSDICEKEDCKIPVKCASCKDLTQNKLQDIDDITANLSSSV